A part of Solibacillus sp. FSL H8-0538 genomic DNA contains:
- a CDS encoding tautomerase family protein, whose amino-acid sequence MPIITVKIAKGRTIEQKQNFVEAITKEAAEKLHVKAEWVTVIFDEYERENWASNGQLHSIKFGEGFGMKGTEQ is encoded by the coding sequence ATGCCTATAATCACAGTGAAAATAGCTAAAGGTAGAACGATTGAACAAAAGCAAAATTTCGTTGAAGCGATTACTAAAGAAGCTGCGGAAAAATTACATGTAAAAGCAGAATGGGTGACCGTTATTTTTGATGAGTATGAAAGAGAAAATTGGGCTTCAAACGGACAATTACACTCAATAAAATTCGGTGAAGGTTTTGGAATGAAAGGAACTGAACAGTAG
- a CDS encoding DMT family transporter encodes MDRLKGIIMVVVGAMFWGATGPMMEWMLHNTEMSAEFMLAVRLIIAGTLILCLIGVRKEPVFEVWKIPAWRNQLLVFSIIGMVGLQYTFVKAIEESDAVVATLLQFLAPIFIILYVAFMQKKLPPRSQVIGIVGTLVGLYLLLTNGSLSTLLVSEKALMWGVLLGFTYAFYTLYPVRLMNEWGVLTVVGWGMVISGLVFAILGQIWSTPEWTLLADANMLWMMGALIFLGSTAFVLFLSSMKYISAVETSILSSFEPLTAMVISAIWLGSIMQTWQLVGVALMLLFVGYLSIASGKK; translated from the coding sequence GTGGATCGTTTGAAAGGAATTATTATGGTTGTTGTCGGCGCTATGTTTTGGGGTGCTACTGGCCCAATGATGGAGTGGATGCTTCACAATACAGAGATGTCGGCAGAATTTATGCTTGCTGTGCGGTTAATTATTGCAGGAACGCTTATTCTATGCTTAATCGGTGTGCGTAAGGAACCGGTATTTGAAGTATGGAAAATACCTGCGTGGCGCAATCAGCTACTGGTTTTTAGTATTATTGGAATGGTCGGCTTGCAATACACATTTGTTAAGGCAATTGAAGAAAGTGATGCAGTCGTTGCCACACTTCTGCAATTTCTAGCACCGATATTTATTATTTTATATGTTGCCTTTATGCAGAAAAAGCTACCGCCGAGAAGTCAGGTTATTGGCATTGTCGGCACACTAGTGGGGCTTTATTTATTATTAACGAATGGCTCACTATCAACGTTACTTGTGAGTGAGAAAGCGCTTATGTGGGGTGTTTTACTAGGTTTTACATATGCCTTTTATACATTATATCCCGTCCGTTTAATGAACGAATGGGGCGTACTAACCGTTGTGGGCTGGGGCATGGTGATTAGTGGCCTTGTATTCGCGATCCTGGGACAAATTTGGTCAACGCCAGAATGGACACTACTCGCGGATGCTAATATGTTGTGGATGATGGGGGCGCTTATTTTCCTTGGTTCCACTGCCTTTGTCTTATTCCTAAGTAGTATGAAGTATATTTCAGCAGTGGAAACGAGTATTCTATCAAGCTTCGAACCGTTAACAGCAATGGTCATTTCGGCGATCTGGCTCGGGTCGATTATGCAGACGTGGCAGCTCGTCGGTGTTGCACTTATGCTGTTATTCGTCGGCTATTTATCGATTGCAAGCGGGAAAAAATAA
- a CDS encoding HEAT repeat domain-containing protein translates to MTKFQTELPENYVELKKKANYTSSWRDRLDAVKELSNYKDDKVIDLLNNRLENDTVQAVREAAHKALVGFGQNAAKPQPHKYDLIKGTDKILIRILKSLPKDSTVADFADKLKRTRLDVYDAYEGSKGNEFMAWLEEKMAKLRK, encoded by the coding sequence ATGACGAAATTTCAAACAGAATTACCAGAAAACTATGTAGAGTTAAAAAAGAAGGCAAACTATACTTCTAGCTGGCGCGATCGTTTAGATGCAGTGAAGGAATTGTCAAACTATAAAGATGATAAAGTAATCGATTTACTAAATAATCGTCTAGAAAATGACACAGTGCAAGCCGTACGTGAAGCTGCACATAAAGCACTAGTTGGTTTTGGTCAAAATGCGGCCAAACCACAGCCACATAAATACGATTTAATTAAGGGCACGGACAAAATTTTAATACGTATTTTAAAAAGCTTACCGAAAGATTCGACTGTTGCAGATTTTGCAGACAAATTAAAACGTACGCGCTTAGATGTGTATGATGCGTATGAAGGCTCTAAAGGAAATGAGTTTATGGCTTGGCTTGAAGAAAAAATGGCAAAGCTCCGTAAATAA
- a CDS encoding alpha/beta hydrolase translates to MTYLLDITISYLYKANKLPSITTMTATEARRMRACLPLATPDLPPLASIEDTQFIARDGADIAVRIYTPIGEGPFPTIIYYHGGGWVLNDLNTCHVSCALLANETNSIVLSVDYRLAPEFKFPTPVNDAYDAFIWTKENAAMYNGNPKIISVAGDSAGGNLAIAVSLLAKEQPSAIASQLLLYPVTDLSYSSNSYKTFGNGYGLDKDVMVWFGNYYIRSQEDAKNPLVAPLHAKDFTDLPPAFIVVAENDVLRDEAIQYGNKLRSAGVDAELTIAKGLVHSYFTKNDTFTVQINETIDKIGDFLQRKIYVK, encoded by the coding sequence ATGACGTACTTACTGGACATTACAATAAGCTATTTATATAAAGCAAATAAACTTCCTTCAATTACAACGATGACAGCAACTGAGGCGCGTCGTATGCGTGCTTGTTTGCCACTAGCAACACCTGATCTTCCACCTCTTGCGTCTATTGAGGATACGCAGTTTATTGCTCGTGACGGTGCGGATATTGCAGTTCGTATTTATACTCCAATAGGGGAGGGACCATTTCCTACTATTATTTATTATCATGGCGGTGGTTGGGTGTTAAATGATTTAAATACATGCCATGTGAGCTGTGCGTTACTTGCAAATGAAACAAACAGCATTGTGTTGTCGGTTGATTACCGTCTTGCACCAGAATTTAAATTTCCGACACCTGTTAATGATGCCTATGATGCATTCATCTGGACAAAAGAAAATGCTGCTATGTATAACGGCAATCCAAAAATTATTTCAGTTGCTGGCGATAGTGCGGGTGGTAATTTAGCGATTGCAGTCTCTTTACTGGCAAAAGAGCAGCCGAGCGCAATCGCATCTCAGCTATTACTTTATCCTGTGACAGATTTGAGCTACAGCAGTAATTCGTATAAAACGTTTGGAAATGGGTATGGTTTAGATAAGGATGTAATGGTGTGGTTTGGTAACTATTACATCCGGTCTCAGGAAGATGCGAAAAATCCATTAGTGGCTCCGCTGCACGCAAAGGACTTTACGGATTTACCACCAGCTTTTATCGTTGTTGCTGAAAATGATGTACTGCGAGATGAAGCAATTCAGTACGGAAACAAGCTGCGTAGTGCAGGCGTTGATGCAGAACTTACGATTGCAAAAGGTCTTGTGCATAGTTATTTTACAAAAAACGATACGTTCACAGTTCAAATAAATGAAACGATTGATAAAATCGGGGACTTTTTACAACGGAAAATCTATGTGAAATAG
- a CDS encoding FtsW/RodA/SpoVE family cell cycle protein gives MFLKIVDRPILLYVCVLAIISCFFIYSSSVMSSQYSGAFVLKQLIFYCLGIVLIVCVASFDLDQLKKVSWYFYAIITLLLIGLIFAPESIARPINEAKAWYQIKFIGTFQPSEFLKFAFLLVVGIVIEKHDEKFIAATVQQGCWLLFKIGIITIPPMLIVYEQPDTGMLMLYLALIIPMIYFSNLNKKLLLTLTLIPVTIISIIVVMYVHFNSFYTENVLGQLSPHQISRINGWLQPFEYGDSAYQTRQGILSIGSGELAGKGYLQNEVYVPEKHTDFIFSTIAEEMGFIGGALVIFIYFLLLHRIVILVLHAKTNFSYVTGAGIIGLLTFQIFQNIGMTMGILPVTGVTLPFLSYGGSSLLSNMMLIGLVLSIKKSYEGYMFKSEGEME, from the coding sequence GTGTTTCTTAAAATAGTGGATAGACCTATTTTGTTATACGTATGTGTTTTAGCTATCATTAGTTGCTTTTTTATCTATTCAAGTAGTGTGATGAGTTCACAGTATTCAGGGGCATTTGTATTAAAGCAACTCATTTTTTATTGTTTAGGAATTGTGCTTATAGTTTGTGTAGCTTCTTTTGACTTAGACCAGTTGAAAAAGGTTTCTTGGTATTTTTATGCGATCATCACTTTATTGTTAATTGGCTTAATTTTTGCACCTGAGAGCATTGCACGTCCTATAAATGAAGCGAAAGCGTGGTATCAGATTAAGTTTATTGGTACGTTTCAGCCATCTGAATTTTTGAAGTTTGCTTTTTTACTTGTTGTTGGAATCGTCATCGAAAAACACGATGAAAAATTCATTGCGGCAACTGTACAACAAGGCTGCTGGCTGCTGTTTAAAATAGGGATAATTACAATTCCGCCAATGCTCATCGTTTATGAACAACCAGATACAGGTATGCTCATGCTGTATTTAGCGTTGATAATCCCCATGATTTATTTTTCAAACTTAAATAAAAAATTATTATTGACGTTAACGTTAATTCCTGTAACGATTATTAGCATCATTGTCGTTATGTATGTTCACTTCAATAGCTTTTATACGGAAAATGTTTTGGGTCAGCTATCTCCGCATCAAATTTCGAGAATTAACGGGTGGTTACAGCCTTTTGAGTATGGTGATTCCGCCTACCAAACGCGGCAAGGAATTCTGTCGATTGGCTCGGGGGAACTTGCAGGGAAAGGTTATTTACAAAATGAAGTATATGTTCCAGAGAAGCATACTGATTTTATATTTTCAACAATTGCGGAAGAAATGGGTTTTATCGGTGGAGCGCTCGTTATTTTTATTTATTTTTTATTGTTACATAGGATTGTCATTCTCGTTTTACATGCGAAAACCAACTTTTCTTACGTAACCGGCGCGGGTATTATTGGCTTACTAACGTTTCAAATATTCCAAAATATCGGCATGACAATGGGCATATTACCAGTGACGGGTGTGACATTGCCTTTCCTTAGCTACGGTGGTAGTTCATTGCTATCGAATATGATGTTAATCGGTCTCGTGTTATCAATTAAAAAATCGTATGAGGGGTATATGTTCAAGTCTGAGGGGGAGATGGAATAG
- a CDS encoding toxic anion resistance protein, producing MSENPLFADLDKRTQEPVNEIIEAAPQALVSTEELSQIRQRQEALKQEPQVQTLAQKIDIKNQIAVLEFGKETATGISTFSDRMLATIKTSNLEKSTSLLNNLNKIMDRFDPKDFSEEKKGGFIKRLFSRSKEQLERILSKYDTMNKEVDAVYTEIQKYEIEMKRNTVQLEQMYDENLSYFHSLSEHVAAIEVKVEHLQQQLPALKSRTEAGDQQAALELETFHRAIDLLEQRRYDLEMAQQVSFQSAPQIRLMQQGNNHLIGKINSAFVTTIPIFKQGLVHAVTMQRQKLVSDSMAELDKRTNEMLVRNAENVRKNSVDIARQAGSPSIKIETIEQTWQTIMAGIEETKQIQAETVRNREEGRKRIEQLQLEYEKLKKM from the coding sequence ATGTCAGAAAATCCATTATTCGCAGATTTAGATAAACGCACACAAGAACCAGTGAATGAAATTATTGAAGCAGCACCACAGGCATTAGTATCTACAGAAGAACTTTCCCAAATTCGCCAGCGTCAAGAAGCGTTGAAACAGGAGCCCCAAGTGCAAACTCTCGCACAAAAAATTGATATAAAAAATCAAATCGCTGTGCTAGAGTTTGGTAAAGAAACGGCAACGGGGATTTCGACGTTTTCAGATCGAATGCTCGCAACAATTAAAACAAGTAATTTAGAAAAGTCGACGTCATTACTGAATAATTTAAATAAAATTATGGACCGCTTTGATCCGAAAGATTTTTCTGAGGAGAAAAAGGGCGGCTTCATTAAACGTCTGTTCTCGAGAAGTAAAGAACAGCTAGAGCGCATTTTATCAAAATACGACACGATGAATAAAGAAGTGGATGCGGTTTATACAGAGATTCAAAAATACGAAATCGAAATGAAACGCAACACAGTGCAGCTTGAACAAATGTATGACGAGAACTTAAGTTATTTCCATTCATTAAGTGAGCATGTGGCGGCAATTGAAGTGAAGGTAGAGCACCTACAACAACAGCTACCTGCGCTAAAATCAAGAACTGAAGCAGGAGATCAACAAGCAGCTCTAGAGTTAGAAACGTTCCATCGCGCGATTGATTTACTGGAGCAACGTAGATATGATTTAGAAATGGCGCAGCAAGTATCATTCCAATCTGCTCCGCAAATCCGCTTAATGCAGCAAGGGAATAACCACTTAATCGGTAAAATTAACTCGGCGTTTGTCACGACGATTCCGATTTTTAAGCAAGGGCTAGTCCACGCAGTAACAATGCAACGTCAAAAGCTTGTATCGGACTCAATGGCGGAGCTTGATAAACGTACAAATGAGATGCTCGTTCGCAATGCTGAAAATGTCCGTAAAAATTCTGTGGACATTGCACGTCAAGCAGGTAGTCCAAGCATTAAAATTGAAACGATTGAACAAACGTGGCAAACAATTATGGCCGGCATTGAAGAAACGAAACAAATTCAAGCCGAAACAGTGCGTAACCGTGAAGAAGGACGGAAACGCATTGAACAGCTGCAACTAGAATATGAAAAATTAAAGAAAATGTAA